The Vampirovibrio chlorellavorus genome includes the window CTGACATTTATGGAGCGAAAGGTTCTGGCTTTACTGTCACTGGGCTAACTGATATTGCTGCTGGCCTAGCAGTCCATAATGGCTCAGATTATATTATTAGTAAGACCTCAAGTTGGCTTTTGAGCCACGTTCCATTCATGCAGCCTGTGGCAATGGCCATTGAAGGAGGTGCCTCGGCAGCCTCCCAGGCTGCTATCGGCATTGCAACCATATGTATTTTTGAATCACAAATTAAGCGGGGGCAACAACCAAGATTTCCACAAGGTATGAATGCTCTTGGTATGTTTGCTACTGCAACATATTCTGCTATGTTTGGGATTGGGTTGAAAAATAGTTTAATGATGCTTGTCAATGGACGTGGTAACCAAATTCTAGATAAGGTTTTAGATAACGGTGGTGATGAGCTTATTCAAAGAGCAATAATAGCAGCTTGCGAGCATTTATAAAAACTTTTATTTAGTTCATACTGCTATTTTTGCTGAAAGTGTTGTAGGTAGGCTTCTAGATTATTTTTTCTTAGATTATAGGATTGTTGATGGCCCGTGAAAATATTTCCAAAAAGACTGAATAAGCCAATTCCAACAGTGGTTTTTAATAAATAGTCAAAAAATCTGGGTATGATGGGGAAAATTTTAGGTCTAATTCCTAAGGGTAACAATGCAGCCAAAGAAGTTAGGAGTACAATATCACTGGTATTTTCTGTTTTATAGACTTTTTTACCCAAAGATGTGATTGTCTCAGTAACTTTTTCAGCATTTGTTTTGGCTTGCGTACGAACAGGCACTACAGAGCCTGAAGATAGTTGATAATTTGGATAAGCTAAATTGTAAGACATTGTTCTAATGCTGATTTAAAGTTTCATAACTGAAAAATATAATAAAAAGCAAATCATTTTACAAGATAGATCTTTATTTTTCCATCATTCTAAATAAAGTCAATAGACATCAAAACATGATCTGAAGTTCGAAATTTTACAAATTGGCAGAACGCAATTTGTCACTATGAATGTATTGTTTTGACCCGCCCACTAAACCCCAGGTAAGCGATTAATCCCACTGCCGAAGCCAGGGCCACGGCCATGCGGGCCAAGGGCGGCACCGCCTGATTGAGGGACACCATGCCTTCGATAATGCCCGCAATCACCAGCAGGGGCACACAGCCGGCAATCAGGATAATGGCTTCTTTGGACTTGAGCCGCACCGCCTGCCATCGGGGCAACTCCCCCGGAAAGAGAAGGGCAAAGCCAATCAGCATGCCCGCCCCCCCGGCAATAAAAATGGTGGTCAGTTCAATAACCCCGTGGGCCAGCATAAAATTGAGCAATCGCCAGCCCATGCCGTGGTTAAAACACACTTGCAAGGGGCCGCCAAAGGCAAACAATCCGTTGTGAAACAAGAGCAACAGGGTGCCCACCCCAAACAACACCCCGAAGGTAAAGGCGTTAAAGGCCACCCGAATGTTATTGGTCATCAGGAAGCTGGATTCCGAGGGGTTGGCCTGCATGTTGTCCGTCCATAGTACCCCTTGATCCAGTTGATCAATGACCGGGCGGGGCAAAAAGTAGGTCTCCGTGCGGGGATCCAGATGCACAGTCAGCATGGCCAAAACTGATCCGGCGGCAAACAGGGCAAAGGCCAGGGCGATAAGCCCGGCGTTTTTGCGAAAGCACCGGGGAAACTCCCGCAGAAAAAAATGGGCCACGTCTTTGCCGCTGGCCGGGGGGCGCTCATACACTTTGCCGTGGCAGCGCTGCACCAGGTTATTCAGGTAGGGCTCCAGGTGCTGGGCTTCCGGCTGGCTCTGCGCCCGGGAGAGATCCAGAATCACCCCACGGTACAGCAGGCCCAACTCCCGGATTTCCTCCGGTGGCAGGTTGGCGGTGCTGGGCTGGGCTTTGGATAATAGAACTTCCAGCCTTTGCCAGTGCGGCTCTTGCGCTTGAATCCACCGTTTGTGAGACATAAAACTCCTGTTTTCGTTCGCTTGCCTTCCGGGGCCACATTGCCTACCATCATTATAATGCCCGGCGGAATATCAGGCGCTCGGCGGCATCTGTCATGCCCGGGCCGGGAGAATTCCCGGAAAAATTTAAGGAGGCGCTTTGGACATTCGCTCCATTCACACCATTGAAACGGCTGAAAATATCCACATCAAGGTGGAGTTGGCCGGTCTGGCTTCCCGGGTGTTCGCCTTTCTGATTGACGGGGCCTTGATGGGGTTGCTCAGCGCCCTGGTGGTGGGGCTGTTTGCTCTGTGGGCCTATGTGGCCAAGGTGCCGGAAATCGCCAAAACCGGCATTCCGCTGGGCAGTTTCGCGGTGTTTTTTGGCTACCATTTGTTTCAGGAGTGGCTGTGGAACGGGCGCACGGTGGGTAAGTTCCTGTTGCACATTCGGGTGGTGCGCAACAATGGGCAGGCCATTGGCTTTTGGGAATCACTGGGGCGCAACCTGATGCGGCTGCTGGATGTGTACGTGCTGGGGGTGGGCCTGCTGTGCATGATGTTCAATCGGGGAGAGAAGCGCTTTGGGGATTTCATCGGCGGCACTATTGTCATTAATGACGCCAAAGTGACGAAGCCCACCTACCAGTTGTCTCCGGCATCGGCCTTACTGGATGCCGGAGAATTTGCGGACGTGCGGCTGACCGCTGAAGAGGCCGAATTGCTCAAGACCTACCTAAGGCGTCGCAAGCAGTTTTTAAAGCCTGCCCGGCTGCGTCTGGTGGAACAGTTGTGCGCCTATTTCAGTCAGCGCTGGCACCGTCCCGTGAGTGGGGAGCCGGATCTGGACGCCGCCTTGGCCGCCTATCAGCAAGCGCAATCAACGTCGAGTTAATTTAAGGCAGTATGGCTCAATTTAATCTT containing:
- a CDS encoding stage II sporulation protein M, with product MSHKRWIQAQEPHWQRLEVLLSKAQPSTANLPPEEIRELGLLYRGVILDLSRAQSQPEAQHLEPYLNNLVQRCHGKVYERPPASGKDVAHFFLREFPRCFRKNAGLIALAFALFAAGSVLAMLTVHLDPRTETYFLPRPVIDQLDQGVLWTDNMQANPSESSFLMTNNIRVAFNAFTFGVLFGVGTLLLLFHNGLFAFGGPLQVCFNHGMGWRLLNFMLAHGVIELTTIFIAGGAGMLIGFALLFPGELPRWQAVRLKSKEAIILIAGCVPLLVIAGIIEGMVSLNQAVPPLARMAVALASAVGLIAYLGFSGRVKTIHS
- a CDS encoding RDD family protein; translated protein: MDIRSIHTIETAENIHIKVELAGLASRVFAFLIDGALMGLLSALVVGLFALWAYVAKVPEIAKTGIPLGSFAVFFGYHLFQEWLWNGRTVGKFLLHIRVVRNNGQAIGFWESLGRNLMRLLDVYVLGVGLLCMMFNRGEKRFGDFIGGTIVINDAKVTKPTYQLSPASALLDAGEFADVRLTAEEAELLKTYLRRRKQFLKPARLRLVEQLCAYFSQRWHRPVSGEPDLDAALAAYQQAQSTSS